The genomic region CCTGAAGCTGTATCCTCACGGTGCGGACGGCATGATGCACGCTCCGTTCCGGCCGGAAGCCATAGGATAAACGATGGAAATCGCTCTCCCAGATTGGCTCCATGGCCATCAGCATGGCGCGTTGGACAATGCGATCCGTCAGGGTCGGAATACCCAGTGGTCTTAGCTTGCCGTTGGGTTTCGGGATATAGATGCGCTTGACCGGCTGGGGGCAATAAGTCTCCTCCAGCAGGCTTGCCCGCAGGTCGTCCAGATGCTGATCCAGTTTGACCTGCAGTTTTTGCTTGTCCATTCCGTCGATACCCGGCGTTCGTGCGCCGCTTGACGCCAGAACCATCCGAGCGGCCTCGGCAAGCCATTCCCGATTGGCAATCAACCGAAGAAGACGATCAAACCGTCGGTTTGGCTCGCTCTCGGCCCATGTTGCGAGCTTGTGCTGCATTTCGCTGATTATCAAAGGTCTTCACCTCGCTTGGTCAGATAGTTTGCACTTCAAGCAGTTTGAACTGTTCCCCTTCGCCATGTGATGGGCTTTCCCCATCCCGGACTACTACGGGAACTCCGCCAACATGATGGACATCAGGGTCAACTCCCTTGCGACGCAATACTTCGTTGTCATTCCATCATGCCTTCCCTCGTTCATATGATGGACGTCAGCGTATTGGTGAGGTTGCCGGTCGCAGTCTTTTCCCTTGCGTTCCGCAAGTCGATGCCGATGTCATGGTCTGGCTGCATTCTCCCCATGACCCATACGGGCGACATACATCTACGACCGTATTCGGATGCCGCCGACTTACGTGTCCGGCAGCTTCATCAGCATTTCGCCTGTTAAGCCGTGTAGGCGAAGGCGACCTTTCAGCCCTCAGATGCGGGTTAACCGGTTCGTGTTCCTCAACCTTCCAATACTTCAGCCTCGGGAACCATCTTGGCGTAACGGCTTCGCCTCAATCCCCTTTACCTGCGGGCTACGTCACCCTGCCAGTTGACGGCAGGTCACCGCCGCTTGGGCTCATGCCCCCTCGCAGCAGGGAGCAGGCAAGTCTTCACATCCTCCTTTCTCTTTGCATTCCAGTCATATGCCTCCCCGATTGGGGCGAGGCGCACCATAGGTGAAATCTGATAACCACAGCATGTTCGGCGCTGGAGCGAAGAACTGTCGGTTCACCCGGTCGAGCGGGCATGGAGCGGACTTGTCCGACACGGTGGTTTTGACTGGCTTGCCGCGAATGACGCCTTGAAGCCCCATCATTCTCATAAGCCGAGCGACGGTGCAGCAGGCGATGTCGTAACCTTCTCGCTGCAACTGCCGCCAGACTTTGCGCACGCCATAGACTTGGAAGTTCTCGTTGAACACCCGGCGTATCTCGACTTTCATGGCAATATCATTCCGTTCGCGGGCTGATAGGCGACCCACGTCCGTGCGCTTGGCGACGACTTCATAATAGGTGGACGGGGCAATCGGCAGCAGCCTGCAGATCGGCTCGACCCCGAGCACCGAGCGGTGTTCGTCGATGAAGGAAATCATCGCTTCAGTGGGCGGTCGAGCTCCCTTGCCCGACAAGCGAATGCTTGCATTCGCTGAAAGGGGCCTGGGCAAAATACGCCGAGGCTTTGCGTAAAATCTCGTTCGCATGACGAAGCTCGCGGTTCTCCCGCTCCAGTGCCTTCATCTTCTCCGCCACGTCACTCGGCAAACCTGCACGCTTGCCGCTGTCGACCTCGGCCTTCTTCACCCATTCATGGAGGGTATGCGCCAAGCAGCCGATCTTGGCCGCTATCGATGATACCGCCGCCCAGCGCGATGAGTATTCAGCTTCATGTTCCGTTACCATCCGAACGGCGCGGGCGCGGACTTCAGGAGAAAATTTGTTCGTCGTTTTGCTTGTCATAGACCCTACTTCTCACGAGTTGGGGTCTCCGGCAAAGCCGGGCGGTTCAGTTTTGGGCGTATTGCTCAGGAGGTCACCGCACGACTCCAACCCTTTGGCGCGCGCATCGTCACCAGTTCCCCAAGAACATCCCAAGGCAGCCTTCCTCCCGGAGTCACCAAGACGGACTTACCGACGCTCCTACGCGAAAGCGACGTGGTGAGCGTGCTCGCCAGTCTCACAGAAGAGACGCGCCATATGATCGGCGCCGCTGAATTTGCTCTAATGAAACGCGACGCAGTCCTCGTGAACACGGCTCGAGGCGCGATCATCGACGAGGAAGCACTGCTCGTAGCCTTACGACACAGGCGCATAGCAGGGGCGGCGCTCGACGCCTTTTCGACCGAGCCGCTGCCAATCGATAGCCCGCTACGGAAGCTGGACAACGTGATCCTGACGCCGCACAGCGTCGGCCACACGGGCGAAGGGGTCGCCGCAATAGCGCCTGCCCTGATAGAAAACATTCGCTGCATCCTTCGTGGCGAAGTACCGTTGATCTGCAAGAATCCGGAAGCGGAGCAAGCTTGGCGATCGAGACTGAAGCGGCTCAATAGCTAGATCCCATGCCTGATTGCCGGAAAGAGCGGACGGCGTGTCGTCTCCGCCTTCATCACCGCGGCCCTCGGTCAAGACACGCCAGAGGCGGCAAGCACCCAATGGCGTAATGTTGCCGACCAAATCAGGCCGAAGGTGCCGAAGCTCGCCACCGTCATGAGCAGCGTCGAGCAGGACGTGCTCGCCTACATGACCCTCCCAAGGCACACTGGACAAAGCTTCATTCAACCAACCCAATCAAACGCCTCAACGGCGAGATCAAGCGGCGCACCGAGGTGGTCGGCATCTTTCCAAACGACGGCGCCATCGTTCGTCTCGTCGGTGCGCTGCTCCTCGAACAGAATGATGAGTGGGCCGTCCAGCGGTCCCGCTACATAACACTGGAACAATCGGAAAAATGAGCTGATGATTCACTCATCAGCCTGCCAACGGTAAGCTGACCCATTCCCGGCTCTGTCCGGGAGACACGGCGACTGCTGAAGCTATGCCACGTGCAGGGGCACGATCGGATTGACGTCTCGTGCTATGCTCTGTCCAGGCGCTGCTCTCGTGCTGCCGCTATTGCGCGGTGAGCGCACGGTTGCGTTGCCCATAACCTCTTTGCCTCATGTTTCGACGTGAGAATCGACGTCCCGTTCTACTCGATTCTTAGAAGCGAGAATCCTGCCGTTACCCTGTATCCATTTCGCAATAGCTAACATAGAACGACATGGCGTTGACCTGAACGCCTCGCTCTCCGAGCTTCCCACATAATGGACATGATATCGATGAGCCCTGCGACTGTATCTTCTGCCGTCTTCCGCATGAATGGTGAACTCGCGGCCGCGGACCCGGTACTCGTTGGGAATGCAGATCTCCTTGCCGCTGTGTTCTCAGGCTCCGGAGACTGCATCAAGATCTTCGATCTGGACGGAAATCTCCAGTTTATGAGCGATGGCGGGAAACAGATCATGGAGGTGGACGATTTCAGCGGGATCAAGGGCTGCCCTTGGCCGGATTTCTGGACCGGGGAGGGGAATGATATTGCGAAGGCCGCCATAGCGTCAGCAAGGGAGGGTGTTGCCGCGCGGTTTTCGGGATCGGCGGTCACCGTCAAAGGCAATCCACGCTATTGGGATGTGCAGGTCCTGCCGGTTCCCGGCGCCGGGGGAAACCCACCCACCTTTTGTCGATCTCCAGAGATATCACGGAAACGAAGCTCGCCCGGGAAGAGGCAAGACAGCTCACCGTCAATCTTCAGAATGCGGCCTTACGAGAGGCTGACAGCATGCGCCGCCTTTTCGAGAGTGCTCCGAGTTTCCTTTGTACGCTGGAAGGGCCGCATCACGTCGTCAAGATCGTCAACGGCGCGTTTTCGCGCCTCATTGGTCCGCGCGCGATGGTTGGTCGTCCCTTTCAGTCTGTTCTGCCCGAACTGGAGAGCCAAGAGGTCATCACGCTTCTCGATCGTGTCTACGCCACAGGTGAGCCATGACGGGTCGGGGCGAGTTGATCCGTTTGATGCGCGTTGAGGGGGGAGGTGAGGAGGATATCTTCCTCAACTTCGTCATTCAGCCCATTCGCGATCTTCAAGGCCAGGTAACCGGCCTTTTCATCGAAGGGCATGATGTCACCGACCTGAAGCGTGCTGAGATTGCGCTGCGACGAAGAGAACTCCAGCTGCAACTGGCGCTCGATTCAGCGGAAATGGGTGTTTGGGAGGCCGTTCTCGTCAACGGACGTATCGTTTCGACGACAGAGGATGCGAGGGCGTCGTTTCTGCTGGGCCGGCCGGCCGACCAGCAGCCATCCTTCGAGACTTTTGTCAGCCGTGTACATCCCGACGACCGACAAGCACTGAGCCGATCCGTCGAGCAGGCTATGAATCCTCTCGGGGAAGGGCATCTCGATGTCGAATACCGGGTGCTGTCCGGCGAGAACAGGCCGGAGCGCTGGATTCACGCCAGAGCACGGTTTGTAGACGGCAAGGATGCAAAGCGGCTCGTCGGCACCGTCCGCGATATCACGGCCATCAAGGATGCCGAAAGCCAATATGCCCTGTTGAATGGCGAACTTCAGCACCGGATCAAGAACACCCTGGCCATGGTCAGCGCCATCGCGTCGCAGACGCTGGAGGGCGAAGCGGTTCTGGAGCAGCGCGACACGTTCAACGCCCGCCTGCACACACTGGCTCACGCGCACGACCTGCTGATGGGGGAAGCGCAGGAGAAGGGCAGCATCCGTGAGGTCATCGAAACGGCACTGGCGCCGCATCGGACCGGTGCCGCGCAGTTCGATATTTCCGGTCCCGACCTTCCGCTGTCCCCGAAACAGACGCTCTCGCTCGCCCTCGCCATACATGAACTGGCCACAAATGCCGCGAAATACGGCGCGCTCTCGTTGCCGAGCGGGAAGATTGTGATCAGCTGGGATCAAAATGCGAATGGTTCCGAAGCTCAGGCCTTTGCGTTGCGGTGGGAAGAGAAGAACGGTCCACCTGTCGTGCCGCCGACGCGGTCGGGATTTGGCTCCCGGCTGATAACCCGGGTTCTCGCTGCGGATTTCAAGGGCCAGGTCACGCTCGACTATGTCCCAGTCGGTCTCGTTTGCACGCTCGTCTCGCGCTTTCCCGTCGAACTTGGCGCTTAGCGAATACGAAAAAGCCGCCAGTCTTGCGACTGGCGGCGTCGAGGTTCGGATATCGTTAGCCGGATTTAGACGGCGCGGACATCGTCCAGATCGCGCTTCGTGCCGGCAACGCCGCCGAACCAGGCTGCAACGGCGCCGAGGACCAGAGCAATGAAGCCGAGGATGGCGCCTGTCGATACAGCAGCCGTAGCAGTCTGAGCGGCGTCAATGGCCTGCTGCTTGGCAGCTTCCATATTCTGGCGATAGGTCTGCTCATACTGCTGAACCTGAGTGCGAGCCTGATCGACCGGGATGTTCTGAGCGCGGGCCAGAGCTTCGGCAGCACGGGTGCGGGCCTCTTCGGCGCTGGCTTCGTCGCCGGTGACGACAGCCTGAATGGCGGAGACAGCCGCGTTCTGCAGAGCCTGCGGGTCATTGCCCGTCGTATTGCGGATCTGCTGCTCGATGCCGGCCATCGGATTGGTGACGTCGGAAAGAGCCGGTGCCGCAGTTGTTGCAGCTGTGGCAGCCGTACGGCCAACACC from Rhizobium sp. 9140 harbors:
- a CDS encoding NAD(P)-dependent oxidoreductase, with amino-acid sequence MFRYHPNGAGADFRRKFVRRFACHRPYFSRVGVSGKAGRFSFGRIAQEVTARLQPFGARIVTSSPRTSQGSLPPGVTKTDLPTLLRESDVVSVLASLTEETRHMIGAAEFALMKRDAVLVNTARGAIIDEEALLVALRHRRIAGAALDAFSTEPLPIDSPLRKLDNVILTPHSVGHTGEGVAAIAPALIENIRCILRGEVPLICKNPEAEQAWRSRLKRLNS
- a CDS encoding PAS domain-containing protein translates to MSISRDITETKLAREEARQLTVNLQNAALREADSMRRLFESAPSFLCTLEGPHHVVKIVNGAFSRLIGPRAMVGRPFQSVLPELESQEVITLLDRVYATGEP
- a CDS encoding sensor histidine kinase; amino-acid sequence: MTGRGELIRLMRVEGGGEEDIFLNFVIQPIRDLQGQVTGLFIEGHDVTDLKRAEIALRRRELQLQLALDSAEMGVWEAVLVNGRIVSTTEDARASFLLGRPADQQPSFETFVSRVHPDDRQALSRSVEQAMNPLGEGHLDVEYRVLSGENRPERWIHARARFVDGKDAKRLVGTVRDITAIKDAESQYALLNGELQHRIKNTLAMVSAIASQTLEGEAVLEQRDTFNARLHTLAHAHDLLMGEAQEKGSIREVIETALAPHRTGAAQFDISGPDLPLSPKQTLSLALAIHELATNAAKYGALSLPSGKIVISWDQNANGSEAQAFALRWEEKNGPPVVPPTRSGFGSRLITRVLAADFKGQVTLDYVPVGLVCTLVSRFPVELGA
- a CDS encoding PhnA-like protein, yielding MTIPASPYRPTETVYGGVPSVTASLHKVSWGSIFAGVALALAVQFLLNLLGVGIGAAVIDPAQYDNPQASTFSIAGGAWFVVSGIIASFVGGYVASRLSGRASKSTGGYHGVTAWAVTALVVLYLLTTSVGAIVGGAFNGISSVVGGVGRTAATAATTAAPALSDVTNPMAGIEQQIRNTTGNDPQALQNAAVSAIQAVVTGDEASAEEARTRAAEALARAQNIPVDQARTQVQQYEQTYRQNMEAAKQQAIDAAQTATAAVSTGAILGFIALVLGAVAAWFGGVAGTKRDLDDVRAV